One window from the genome of Ailuropoda melanoleuca isolate Jingjing chromosome 5, ASM200744v2, whole genome shotgun sequence encodes:
- the SEMA6D gene encoding semaphorin-6D isoform X1, with translation MRFFLLCAYMLLLMISQLRAVSFPEDDEPLNTVDYHYSRQYPVFRGRPSGNESQHRLDFQLMLKIRDTLYIAGRDQVYTVNLNEIPKTEVIPSKKLTWRSRQQDRENCAMKGKHKDECHNFIKVFVPRNDEMVFVCGTNAFNPMCRYYKLNTLEYDGEEISGLARCPFDARQTNVALFADGKLYSATVADFLASDAVIYRSMGDGSALRTIKYDSKWIKEPHFLHAIEYGNYVYFFFQEIAVEHNNLGKAVYSRVARICKNDMGGSQRVLEKHWTSFLKARLNCSVPGDSFFYFDVLQSITDIIQINGIPTVVGVFTTQLNSIPGSAVCAFSMDDIEKVFKGRFKEQKTPDSVWTAVPEDKVPKPRPGCCANHGLAEAYKTSIDFPDETLSFIKSHPLMDSAVPPIAEEPWFTKTRIRYRLTAIAVDHTAGPHQNYTVIFVGSEAGVVLKVLAKTSPFSLNDSVLLEEIEAYNHAKCNAESEEDRKVISLQLDKDHHAVYVAFSSCVIHLPLSRCERYGSCKKSCVASRDPYCGWLSQGACGRVTPGMLLLTEDFFAFHNHSVGGYEQDTEYGNTAHLGDCHEILPTSTTPDYKIFGGPTSDMEVSSPSVITMASIPEITPKVIDTWRPKLTSSRKFVVQDDPNTSDFTDPLSGTPKGVRWEVQSGESNQMVHMNVLITCVFAAFVLGAFIAGVAVYCYRDVFVRKNRKIHKDAESAQSCTDSSGSFAKLNGLFDSPVKEYQQNIDSPKLYSNLLTSRKELPPNGDTKSMVMDHRGQPPELAALPTPESTPVLHQKTLQAMKSHSDKAHGHGASRKETPQFFPSSPPPHSPLSHGHIPSAIVLPNATHDYNTSFSNSNAHKAEKKLQSIDHPLTKSSSKRDHRRSVDSRNTLNDLLKHLSDPNSNPKAIMGDIQMAHQTLMLDPVGPMSEVPPKVPNREASLYSPPSTLPRNSPTKRVDVPTTPGVPMTSLERQRGYHKNSSQRHSISAIPKNLNSPNGVLLSRQHSMNRGGYMPTPTGAKVDYIQGTPVSVHLQPSLSRQSSYTSNGTLPRTGLKRTPSLKPDMPPKPSLVPQTTSVRPLNKYTY, from the exons ATGAGGTTCTTCCTGCTTTGTGCCTACATGCTGCTTCTGATGATTTCCCAGCTGAGGGCAGTCAGCTTTCCTGAAGATGATGAACCCCTCAATACTGTTGATTATCACT ATTCAAGGCAATATCCGGTTTTTAGAGGACGCCCTTCAGGCAATGAATCCCAGCACAGGCTGGACTTTCAGCTGATGTTGAAAATTCGAGACACACTTTATATTGCTGGCAG GGATCAAGTTTATACAGTAAACTTAAATGAAATCCCCAAAACAGAAGTAATACCGAGCAAG AAACTGACATGGCGGTCAAGACAACAGGACCGAGAAAACTGTGCTATGAAAGGCAAACATAAA GATGAATGCCACAACTTTATTAAAGTGTTTGTTCCAAGAAACGATGAGATGGTTTTTGTATGTGGTACCAATGCATTTAATCCCATGTGTAGATACTATAAG ttgaATACCTTAGAGTATGACGGGGAGGAAATTAGTGGCCTGGCAAGATGCCCATTTGATGCCAGACAAACCAATGTTGCCCTTTTTGCTG ATGGGAAGCTATATTCTGCCACAGTTGCTGACTTCTTGGCCAGCGATGCTGTTATTTATCGAAGCATGGGTGATGGATCTGCCCTTCGTACAATAAAATATGATTCCAAATGGATAAAAG AGCCACATTTTCTTCATGCCATAGAATATGGAAACtatgtctatttcttctttcaagaaattgCTGTAGAGCATAATAATTTAGGCAAG GCTGTGTATTCCCGTGTGGCCCGCATATGTAAAAATGACATGGGTGGCTCCCAGCGGGTCCTGGAGAAACACTGGACTTCATTTCTGAAGGCTCGGCTTAACTGCTCTGTCCCCGGAGATTCGTTTTTCTACTTTGATGTCCTGCAGTCTATTACAGACATCATACAAATCAATGGCATCCCCACTGTGGTCGGGGTGTTCACCACACAGCTCAACAG CATTCCTGGGTCTGCAGTGTGTGCATTTAGCATGGATGACATTGAAAAGGTATTCAAAGGACggtttaaagaacagaaaactcCAGATTCTGTGTGGACAGCAGTTCCCGAAGACAAAGTACCAAAgccaag GCCTGGCTGTTGTGCAAACCATGGCCTTGCCGAAGCTTATAAAACCTCCATCGATTTCCCTGACGAAACCCTGTCGTTCATCAAATCCCACCCACTAATGGACTCTGCCGTCCCACCTATTGCCGAGGAGCCCTGGTTCACAAAGACTCGGATCAG GTACAGACTGACGGCCATCGCTGTTGACCACACTGCTGGGCCCCACCAGAACTACACAGTCATCTTTGTTGGCTCTGAAGCTGGCGTGGTGCTCAAAGTTTTGGCAAAGACCAGCCCTTTCTCTTTGAATGACAGCGTATTACTGGAAGAGATTGAAGCATACAACCATGCAAA ATGTAATGCTGAGAGTGAGGAGGACAGAAAGGTCATCTCATTACAGTTGGATAAAGACCATCACGCTGTGTACGTGGCATTCTCCAGCTGCGTCATTCACCTCCCCCTCAGTCGCTGTGAGCGTTATGGATCCTGTAAAAA GTCTTGTGTTGCATCTCGGGACCCATACTGTGGCTGGTTAAGCCAGGGGGCCTGCGGCAGAGTGACCCCAGGGATGCT GCTGTTAACCGAAGACTTCTTTGCTTTCCATAACCACAGCGTTGGAGGATATGAACAAGACACAGAATATGGCAACACGGCCCACCTAGGGGACTGCCATG aaattttgcCTACTTCAACTACACCAGATTACAAAATATTTGGCGGTCCAACATCtg ACATGGAGGTATCTTCACCATCTGTTATCACAATGGCAAGTATCCCAGAAATCACACCTAAAGTGATTGATACCTGGAGACCTAAACTGACGAGCTCCCGGAAATTTGTAGTTCAAGATGACCCAAACACTTCTGATTTTACTGATCCTTTATCAGGTACCCCAAAGG GTGTACGATGGGAGGTCCAGTCGGGAGAGTCCAACCAGATGGTCCACATGAATGTCCTCATCACCTGTGtctttgctgcttttgttttgggTGCATTCATTGCAGGTGTCGCAGTATACTGCTATCGTGACGTGTTTGTTCGGAAGAACAGAAAGATCCACAAAGATGCAGAATCTGCCCAGTCGTGCACGGACTCCAGTGGGAGTTTCGCCAAACTGAATGGTCTCTTTGACAGCCCGGTCAAGGAGTATCAACAGAATATCGATTCTCCCAAATTGTACAGTAACCTGCTGACCAGTCGGAAAGAGCTGCCACCCAACGGAGATACTAAATCCATGGTAATGGACCATCGAGGCCAACCACCCGAGCTGGCTGCTCTCCCCACACCTGAGTCTACACCTGTCCTTCACCAGAAGACCCTGCAGGCCATGAAGAGCCACTCGGACAAGGCCCATGGCCATGGGGCTTCAAGGAAAGAAACCCCGCAGTTTTTCCCTTCTAGCCCACCGCCCCACTCCCCACTAAGTCACGGGCATATCCCCAGTGCCATTGTTCTCCCTAATGCCACTCATGACTACAACACGTCTTTCTCAAACTCCAATGCTCACAAAGCTGAAAAGAAGCTTCAAAGCATTGACCACCCACTTACAAAGTCATCCAGTAAAAGAGATCACCGGCGTTCTGTGGATTCCAGAAATACCCTCAATGATCTTCTGAAGCATCTAAGTGACCCAAACAGCAACCCCAAAGCCATCATGGGAGATATCCAGATGGCCCACCAGACCCTAATGCTGGATCCTGTGGGACCTATGTCTGAGGTCCCACCCAAGGTCCCTAACCGGGAGGCATCACTCTACTCTCCTCCTTCAACTCTCCCCAGAAACAGCCCAACCAAACGAGTGGACGTCCCCACCACTCCTGGAGTCCCAATGACTTCTCTGGAAAGACAAAGGGGTTACCACAAAAATTCCTCCCAGAGGCACTCTATATCTGCAATCCCTAAAAACTTAAACTCACCAAATGGTGTTTTGTTATCTAGACAGCATAGTATGAACCGTGGAGGCTATATGCCCACCCCTACTGGGGCAAAGGTGGACTATATTCAGGGAACACCAGTGAGTGTTCATCTGCAGCCTTCCCTCTCCAGACAGAGCAGCTATACCAGTAATGGCACCCTTCCTAGGACGGGACTAAAGAGGACACCGTCCTTAAAACCTGATATGCCACCAAAGCCTTCACTTGTTCCTCAAACCACGTCTGTCAGACCACTGAACAAATACACTTACTAG
- the SEMA6D gene encoding semaphorin-6D isoform X9 yields MRFFLLCAYMLLLMISQLRAVSFPEDDEPLNTVDYHYSRQYPVFRGRPSGNESQHRLDFQLMLKIRDTLYIAGRDQVYTVNLNEIPKTEVIPSKKLTWRSRQQDRENCAMKGKHKDECHNFIKVFVPRNDEMVFVCGTNAFNPMCRYYKLNTLEYDGEEISGLARCPFDARQTNVALFADGKLYSATVADFLASDAVIYRSMGDGSALRTIKYDSKWIKEPHFLHAIEYGNYVYFFFQEIAVEHNNLGKAVYSRVARICKNDMGGSQRVLEKHWTSFLKARLNCSVPGDSFFYFDVLQSITDIIQINGIPTVVGVFTTQLNSIPGSAVCAFSMDDIEKVFKGRFKEQKTPDSVWTAVPEDKVPKPRPGCCANHGLAEAYKTSIDFPDETLSFIKSHPLMDSAVPPIAEEPWFTKTRIRYRLTAIAVDHTAGPHQNYTVIFVGSEAGVVLKVLAKTSPFSLNDSVLLEEIEAYNHAKCNAESEEDRKVISLQLDKDHHAVYVAFSSCVIHLPLSRCERYGSCKKSCVASRDPYCGWLSQGACGRVTPGMLVGGYEQDTEYGNTAHLGDCHGVRWEVQSGESNQMVHMNVLITCVFAAFVLGAFIAGVAVYCYRDVFVRKNRKIHKDAESAQSCTDSSGSFAKLNGLFDSPVKEYQQNIDSPKLYSNLLTSRKELPPNGDTKSMVMDHRGQPPELAALPTPESTPVLHQKTLQAMKSHSDKAHGHGASRKETPQFFPSSPPPHSPLSHGHIPSAIVLPNATHDYNTSFSNSNAHKAEKKLQSIDHPLTKSSSKRDHRRSVDSRNTLNDLLKHLSDPNSNPKAIMGDIQMAHQTLMLDPVGPMSEVPPKVPNREASLYSPPSTLPRNSPTKRVDVPTTPGVPMTSLERQRGYHKNSSQRHSISAIPKNLNSPNGVLLSRQHSMNRGGYMPTPTGAKVDYIQGTPVSVHLQPSLSRQSSYTSNGTLPRTGLKRTPSLKPDMPPKPSLVPQTTSVRPLNKYTY; encoded by the exons ATGAGGTTCTTCCTGCTTTGTGCCTACATGCTGCTTCTGATGATTTCCCAGCTGAGGGCAGTCAGCTTTCCTGAAGATGATGAACCCCTCAATACTGTTGATTATCACT ATTCAAGGCAATATCCGGTTTTTAGAGGACGCCCTTCAGGCAATGAATCCCAGCACAGGCTGGACTTTCAGCTGATGTTGAAAATTCGAGACACACTTTATATTGCTGGCAG GGATCAAGTTTATACAGTAAACTTAAATGAAATCCCCAAAACAGAAGTAATACCGAGCAAG AAACTGACATGGCGGTCAAGACAACAGGACCGAGAAAACTGTGCTATGAAAGGCAAACATAAA GATGAATGCCACAACTTTATTAAAGTGTTTGTTCCAAGAAACGATGAGATGGTTTTTGTATGTGGTACCAATGCATTTAATCCCATGTGTAGATACTATAAG ttgaATACCTTAGAGTATGACGGGGAGGAAATTAGTGGCCTGGCAAGATGCCCATTTGATGCCAGACAAACCAATGTTGCCCTTTTTGCTG ATGGGAAGCTATATTCTGCCACAGTTGCTGACTTCTTGGCCAGCGATGCTGTTATTTATCGAAGCATGGGTGATGGATCTGCCCTTCGTACAATAAAATATGATTCCAAATGGATAAAAG AGCCACATTTTCTTCATGCCATAGAATATGGAAACtatgtctatttcttctttcaagaaattgCTGTAGAGCATAATAATTTAGGCAAG GCTGTGTATTCCCGTGTGGCCCGCATATGTAAAAATGACATGGGTGGCTCCCAGCGGGTCCTGGAGAAACACTGGACTTCATTTCTGAAGGCTCGGCTTAACTGCTCTGTCCCCGGAGATTCGTTTTTCTACTTTGATGTCCTGCAGTCTATTACAGACATCATACAAATCAATGGCATCCCCACTGTGGTCGGGGTGTTCACCACACAGCTCAACAG CATTCCTGGGTCTGCAGTGTGTGCATTTAGCATGGATGACATTGAAAAGGTATTCAAAGGACggtttaaagaacagaaaactcCAGATTCTGTGTGGACAGCAGTTCCCGAAGACAAAGTACCAAAgccaag GCCTGGCTGTTGTGCAAACCATGGCCTTGCCGAAGCTTATAAAACCTCCATCGATTTCCCTGACGAAACCCTGTCGTTCATCAAATCCCACCCACTAATGGACTCTGCCGTCCCACCTATTGCCGAGGAGCCCTGGTTCACAAAGACTCGGATCAG GTACAGACTGACGGCCATCGCTGTTGACCACACTGCTGGGCCCCACCAGAACTACACAGTCATCTTTGTTGGCTCTGAAGCTGGCGTGGTGCTCAAAGTTTTGGCAAAGACCAGCCCTTTCTCTTTGAATGACAGCGTATTACTGGAAGAGATTGAAGCATACAACCATGCAAA ATGTAATGCTGAGAGTGAGGAGGACAGAAAGGTCATCTCATTACAGTTGGATAAAGACCATCACGCTGTGTACGTGGCATTCTCCAGCTGCGTCATTCACCTCCCCCTCAGTCGCTGTGAGCGTTATGGATCCTGTAAAAA GTCTTGTGTTGCATCTCGGGACCCATACTGTGGCTGGTTAAGCCAGGGGGCCTGCGGCAGAGTGACCCCAGGGATGCT CGTTGGAGGATATGAACAAGACACAGAATATGGCAACACGGCCCACCTAGGGGACTGCCATG GTGTACGATGGGAGGTCCAGTCGGGAGAGTCCAACCAGATGGTCCACATGAATGTCCTCATCACCTGTGtctttgctgcttttgttttgggTGCATTCATTGCAGGTGTCGCAGTATACTGCTATCGTGACGTGTTTGTTCGGAAGAACAGAAAGATCCACAAAGATGCAGAATCTGCCCAGTCGTGCACGGACTCCAGTGGGAGTTTCGCCAAACTGAATGGTCTCTTTGACAGCCCGGTCAAGGAGTATCAACAGAATATCGATTCTCCCAAATTGTACAGTAACCTGCTGACCAGTCGGAAAGAGCTGCCACCCAACGGAGATACTAAATCCATGGTAATGGACCATCGAGGCCAACCACCCGAGCTGGCTGCTCTCCCCACACCTGAGTCTACACCTGTCCTTCACCAGAAGACCCTGCAGGCCATGAAGAGCCACTCGGACAAGGCCCATGGCCATGGGGCTTCAAGGAAAGAAACCCCGCAGTTTTTCCCTTCTAGCCCACCGCCCCACTCCCCACTAAGTCACGGGCATATCCCCAGTGCCATTGTTCTCCCTAATGCCACTCATGACTACAACACGTCTTTCTCAAACTCCAATGCTCACAAAGCTGAAAAGAAGCTTCAAAGCATTGACCACCCACTTACAAAGTCATCCAGTAAAAGAGATCACCGGCGTTCTGTGGATTCCAGAAATACCCTCAATGATCTTCTGAAGCATCTAAGTGACCCAAACAGCAACCCCAAAGCCATCATGGGAGATATCCAGATGGCCCACCAGACCCTAATGCTGGATCCTGTGGGACCTATGTCTGAGGTCCCACCCAAGGTCCCTAACCGGGAGGCATCACTCTACTCTCCTCCTTCAACTCTCCCCAGAAACAGCCCAACCAAACGAGTGGACGTCCCCACCACTCCTGGAGTCCCAATGACTTCTCTGGAAAGACAAAGGGGTTACCACAAAAATTCCTCCCAGAGGCACTCTATATCTGCAATCCCTAAAAACTTAAACTCACCAAATGGTGTTTTGTTATCTAGACAGCATAGTATGAACCGTGGAGGCTATATGCCCACCCCTACTGGGGCAAAGGTGGACTATATTCAGGGAACACCAGTGAGTGTTCATCTGCAGCCTTCCCTCTCCAGACAGAGCAGCTATACCAGTAATGGCACCCTTCCTAGGACGGGACTAAAGAGGACACCGTCCTTAAAACCTGATATGCCACCAAAGCCTTCACTTGTTCCTCAAACCACGTCTGTCAGACCACTGAACAAATACACTTACTAG
- the SEMA6D gene encoding semaphorin-6D isoform X5, producing the protein MRFFLLCAYMLLLMISQLRAVSFPEDDEPLNTVDYHYSRQYPVFRGRPSGNESQHRLDFQLMLKIRDTLYIAGRDQVYTVNLNEIPKTEVIPSKKLTWRSRQQDRENCAMKGKHKDECHNFIKVFVPRNDEMVFVCGTNAFNPMCRYYKLNTLEYDGEEISGLARCPFDARQTNVALFADGKLYSATVADFLASDAVIYRSMGDGSALRTIKYDSKWIKEPHFLHAIEYGNYVYFFFQEIAVEHNNLGKAVYSRVARICKNDMGGSQRVLEKHWTSFLKARLNCSVPGDSFFYFDVLQSITDIIQINGIPTVVGVFTTQLNSIPGSAVCAFSMDDIEKVFKGRFKEQKTPDSVWTAVPEDKVPKPRPGCCANHGLAEAYKTSIDFPDETLSFIKSHPLMDSAVPPIAEEPWFTKTRIRYRLTAIAVDHTAGPHQNYTVIFVGSEAGVVLKVLAKTSPFSLNDSVLLEEIEAYNHAKCNAESEEDRKVISLQLDKDHHAVYVAFSSCVIHLPLSRCERYGSCKKSCVASRDPYCGWLSQGACGRVTPGMLVGGYEQDTEYGNTAHLGDCHDMEVSSPSVITMASIPEITPKVIDTWRPKLTSSRKFVVQDDPNTSDFTDPLSGTPKGVRWEVQSGESNQMVHMNVLITCVFAAFVLGAFIAGVAVYCYRDVFVRKNRKIHKDAESAQSCTDSSGSFAKLNGLFDSPVKEYQQNIDSPKLYSNLLTSRKELPPNGDTKSMVMDHRGQPPELAALPTPESTPVLHQKTLQAMKSHSDKAHGHGASRKETPQFFPSSPPPHSPLSHGHIPSAIVLPNATHDYNTSFSNSNAHKAEKKLQSIDHPLTKSSSKRDHRRSVDSRNTLNDLLKHLSDPNSNPKAIMGDIQMAHQTLMLDPVGPMSEVPPKVPNREASLYSPPSTLPRNSPTKRVDVPTTPGVPMTSLERQRGYHKNSSQRHSISAIPKNLNSPNGVLLSRQHSMNRGGYMPTPTGAKVDYIQGTPVSVHLQPSLSRQSSYTSNGTLPRTGLKRTPSLKPDMPPKPSLVPQTTSVRPLNKYTY; encoded by the exons ATGAGGTTCTTCCTGCTTTGTGCCTACATGCTGCTTCTGATGATTTCCCAGCTGAGGGCAGTCAGCTTTCCTGAAGATGATGAACCCCTCAATACTGTTGATTATCACT ATTCAAGGCAATATCCGGTTTTTAGAGGACGCCCTTCAGGCAATGAATCCCAGCACAGGCTGGACTTTCAGCTGATGTTGAAAATTCGAGACACACTTTATATTGCTGGCAG GGATCAAGTTTATACAGTAAACTTAAATGAAATCCCCAAAACAGAAGTAATACCGAGCAAG AAACTGACATGGCGGTCAAGACAACAGGACCGAGAAAACTGTGCTATGAAAGGCAAACATAAA GATGAATGCCACAACTTTATTAAAGTGTTTGTTCCAAGAAACGATGAGATGGTTTTTGTATGTGGTACCAATGCATTTAATCCCATGTGTAGATACTATAAG ttgaATACCTTAGAGTATGACGGGGAGGAAATTAGTGGCCTGGCAAGATGCCCATTTGATGCCAGACAAACCAATGTTGCCCTTTTTGCTG ATGGGAAGCTATATTCTGCCACAGTTGCTGACTTCTTGGCCAGCGATGCTGTTATTTATCGAAGCATGGGTGATGGATCTGCCCTTCGTACAATAAAATATGATTCCAAATGGATAAAAG AGCCACATTTTCTTCATGCCATAGAATATGGAAACtatgtctatttcttctttcaagaaattgCTGTAGAGCATAATAATTTAGGCAAG GCTGTGTATTCCCGTGTGGCCCGCATATGTAAAAATGACATGGGTGGCTCCCAGCGGGTCCTGGAGAAACACTGGACTTCATTTCTGAAGGCTCGGCTTAACTGCTCTGTCCCCGGAGATTCGTTTTTCTACTTTGATGTCCTGCAGTCTATTACAGACATCATACAAATCAATGGCATCCCCACTGTGGTCGGGGTGTTCACCACACAGCTCAACAG CATTCCTGGGTCTGCAGTGTGTGCATTTAGCATGGATGACATTGAAAAGGTATTCAAAGGACggtttaaagaacagaaaactcCAGATTCTGTGTGGACAGCAGTTCCCGAAGACAAAGTACCAAAgccaag GCCTGGCTGTTGTGCAAACCATGGCCTTGCCGAAGCTTATAAAACCTCCATCGATTTCCCTGACGAAACCCTGTCGTTCATCAAATCCCACCCACTAATGGACTCTGCCGTCCCACCTATTGCCGAGGAGCCCTGGTTCACAAAGACTCGGATCAG GTACAGACTGACGGCCATCGCTGTTGACCACACTGCTGGGCCCCACCAGAACTACACAGTCATCTTTGTTGGCTCTGAAGCTGGCGTGGTGCTCAAAGTTTTGGCAAAGACCAGCCCTTTCTCTTTGAATGACAGCGTATTACTGGAAGAGATTGAAGCATACAACCATGCAAA ATGTAATGCTGAGAGTGAGGAGGACAGAAAGGTCATCTCATTACAGTTGGATAAAGACCATCACGCTGTGTACGTGGCATTCTCCAGCTGCGTCATTCACCTCCCCCTCAGTCGCTGTGAGCGTTATGGATCCTGTAAAAA GTCTTGTGTTGCATCTCGGGACCCATACTGTGGCTGGTTAAGCCAGGGGGCCTGCGGCAGAGTGACCCCAGGGATGCT CGTTGGAGGATATGAACAAGACACAGAATATGGCAACACGGCCCACCTAGGGGACTGCCATG ACATGGAGGTATCTTCACCATCTGTTATCACAATGGCAAGTATCCCAGAAATCACACCTAAAGTGATTGATACCTGGAGACCTAAACTGACGAGCTCCCGGAAATTTGTAGTTCAAGATGACCCAAACACTTCTGATTTTACTGATCCTTTATCAGGTACCCCAAAGG GTGTACGATGGGAGGTCCAGTCGGGAGAGTCCAACCAGATGGTCCACATGAATGTCCTCATCACCTGTGtctttgctgcttttgttttgggTGCATTCATTGCAGGTGTCGCAGTATACTGCTATCGTGACGTGTTTGTTCGGAAGAACAGAAAGATCCACAAAGATGCAGAATCTGCCCAGTCGTGCACGGACTCCAGTGGGAGTTTCGCCAAACTGAATGGTCTCTTTGACAGCCCGGTCAAGGAGTATCAACAGAATATCGATTCTCCCAAATTGTACAGTAACCTGCTGACCAGTCGGAAAGAGCTGCCACCCAACGGAGATACTAAATCCATGGTAATGGACCATCGAGGCCAACCACCCGAGCTGGCTGCTCTCCCCACACCTGAGTCTACACCTGTCCTTCACCAGAAGACCCTGCAGGCCATGAAGAGCCACTCGGACAAGGCCCATGGCCATGGGGCTTCAAGGAAAGAAACCCCGCAGTTTTTCCCTTCTAGCCCACCGCCCCACTCCCCACTAAGTCACGGGCATATCCCCAGTGCCATTGTTCTCCCTAATGCCACTCATGACTACAACACGTCTTTCTCAAACTCCAATGCTCACAAAGCTGAAAAGAAGCTTCAAAGCATTGACCACCCACTTACAAAGTCATCCAGTAAAAGAGATCACCGGCGTTCTGTGGATTCCAGAAATACCCTCAATGATCTTCTGAAGCATCTAAGTGACCCAAACAGCAACCCCAAAGCCATCATGGGAGATATCCAGATGGCCCACCAGACCCTAATGCTGGATCCTGTGGGACCTATGTCTGAGGTCCCACCCAAGGTCCCTAACCGGGAGGCATCACTCTACTCTCCTCCTTCAACTCTCCCCAGAAACAGCCCAACCAAACGAGTGGACGTCCCCACCACTCCTGGAGTCCCAATGACTTCTCTGGAAAGACAAAGGGGTTACCACAAAAATTCCTCCCAGAGGCACTCTATATCTGCAATCCCTAAAAACTTAAACTCACCAAATGGTGTTTTGTTATCTAGACAGCATAGTATGAACCGTGGAGGCTATATGCCCACCCCTACTGGGGCAAAGGTGGACTATATTCAGGGAACACCAGTGAGTGTTCATCTGCAGCCTTCCCTCTCCAGACAGAGCAGCTATACCAGTAATGGCACCCTTCCTAGGACGGGACTAAAGAGGACACCGTCCTTAAAACCTGATATGCCACCAAAGCCTTCACTTGTTCCTCAAACCACGTCTGTCAGACCACTGAACAAATACACTTACTAG